A single genomic interval of Gossypium raimondii isolate GPD5lz chromosome 11, ASM2569854v1, whole genome shotgun sequence harbors:
- the LOC105801662 gene encoding probable calcium-binding protein CML13: MGLTEDQKNAMKEAFTLFDTDSDGKIAPTELGVLMRSLGGNPTQAKLKEIVAQEKLTAPFDFSRFMGLMEKHLKTEPFEQKLRDAFKVLDKEATGFVLVSDLKHILTSVGEKLEPTEFDDWIKGVDVSSDGKLKYDDFIAKMVAK; this comes from the coding sequence ATGGGCCTCACCGAAGATCAGAAAAACGCTATGAAAGAGGCTTTCACTCTCTTTGATACCGACAGCGACGGCAAGATAGCTCCGACGGAGCTCGGGGTCTTAATGAGGTCCCTAGGCGGTAACCCCACCCAAGCTAAACTCAAAGAAATCGTGGCTCAAGAGAAGTTAACCGCACCCTTCGATTTCTCACGCTTTATGGGGCTAATGGAGAAGCACTTAAAAACGGAGCCGTTCGAACAGAAGTTGCGCGATGCGTTCAAGGTGCTGGATAAGGAGGCGACCGGCTTCGTCCTGGTGTCAGATCTTAAACACATTTTGACTAGCGTTGGGGAGAAGCTGGAGCCAACGGAGTTCGATGATTGGATCAAGGGAGTCGATGTTAGCTCCGATGGGAAGCTCAAATACGATGATTTCATTGCCAAGATGGTTGCTAAGTGA